From a region of the Nothobranchius furzeri strain GRZ-AD chromosome 12, NfurGRZ-RIMD1, whole genome shotgun sequence genome:
- the LOC107376576 gene encoding voltage-dependent calcium channel gamma-4 subunit, which translates to MAWCERGVQTLLATVGAFAAFSLMTIAIGTDYWLYSRAYICNGTNATTDESQTPIKTKKGDLTHSGLWRICCIEGINQGSCYRINHFPDDNDYDTDSSEYLLRIVRASSVFPILSTTLLMLGGLCVGMGRVHSKTNNVLLSAGILFVAAGLSNIIGIIVYISSNAGDPNDKRDDDKKYTYSYGWSFYFGALSFIVAETVAVLVINIYIERNKEVRWKARREFIRSLSSSSPYSRIPSFRYRRRTSHTSSHSTEASRENSPVAGLKGAPSSSGPLDELSMYALARDSVTENTYSPEHEGSAEFLQVHNCFPNDIKDGVNRRTTPV; encoded by the exons ATGGCTTGGTGTGAGCGCGGGGTTCAAACGCTGCTGGCCACAGTGGGGGCTTTCGCTGCCTTCAGCCTGATGACCATCGCTATCGGCACGGACTACTGGCTCTACTCGCGGGCGTACATCTGTAACGGCACCAATGCCACCACAGACGAGAGCCAGACTCCGATCAAAACTAAAAAAGGTGACCTCACCCACTCCGGGCTCTGGAGAATCTGCTGCATTGAAG GCATAAATCAAGGAAGCTGTTACAGGATCAACCATTTCCCTGATGACAACGACTACGACACAGATAGCTCTGAGTATCTGCTGC GTATAGTTCGTGCCTCCAGTGTGTTTCCCATCCTCAGTACCACCCTGTTAATGCTTGGTGGGCTGTGTGTTGGTATGGGTCGAGTCCACAGCAAGACAAATAATGTTCTCCTCAGTGCAGGCATTCTTTTTGTAGCTGCAG GTCTGAGCAACATTATTGGGATCATCGTCTACATTTCGAGCAATGCCGGAGACCCCAATGACAAACGTGATGATGACAAGAAATACACTTACTCTTATGGATGGTCATTCTATTTTGGTGCCCTTTCCTTCATTGTTGCTGAAACTGTGGCTGTTCTCGTCATCAACATCTACATTGAGCGAAACAAAGAAGTTCGCTGGAAGGCTCGGCGGGAGTTTATTCGTTCGCTCTCCTCCTCTTCTCCGTACTCGAGGATACCAAGCTTTCGTTACCGCAGGCGAACGTCACACACTAGTTCACACTCCACAGAAGCATCCAGGGAGAATTCACCAGTGGCTGGCCTGAAAGGGGCCCCGTCCTCCAGTGGGCCCCTGGATGAGCTGTCTATGTATGCCCTTGCAAGAGACAGTGTAACGGAAAATACATACAGTCCCGAACATGAGGGTAGTGCTGAGTTCCTTCAGGTTCATAACTGTTTCCCAAATGATATAAAAGATGGAGTGAATCGTAGGACCACGCCTGTGTGA